The region TTATCATCTGGATTCTGATAATCGGAATCCTCACTTCCATATGGCCCCAGGTAAATCAGGAAGAAACAGCTTCCACCAATTTACTGCCTGAGGATGCCATGTCGGTAGAAGCAACAAACATTATCAACGAGCAATTTCCAAGTGATAATGGTATCCCGTTATTAATGGTATGGTATCAAAACGGAGGGTTGACAGAAGCAGATTACGAAGCAGTTAAATCTGTATATCAGCAGCTGAAACAGGATCCGCTTCCACATCAATCGTTAGTGCCTAATTTTGCTGCGATACCTGTACGGGCACTTCAGCAGCAGGCGTCAAGTGATGGTGAGGTACTGACCACACCGGTGTTTTTTACTAAAGGAACTGAAACAGCAGCATTACAGCAATCCATCGATACACTGAAAAAACAAATCAAAAATATCACAGCCGAAAATCCGTTTGATGAGAATTTATCGAGCGATGGATTGCACCTGCGCTTGACTGGTCCGGTCGGGATTCAGACGGATGCCACAGAGTTGTTTAGTCAAGCTGATATTACGCTGTTAATTTCCACAGTTGTACTTGTATTGGTTTTGCTGATTGTGTTATATCGTTCACCAATTCTTGCAGTTGTTCCATTAATCAGTGTCGGAGTTGCATATGGGCTAATTAGTCCGCTGCTGGGATTCATGGCGGATCAAGGATGGATTGAAGTTGATGCACAAGCCATTTCCATCATGACGGTTCTATTGTTCGGAGCAGGAACCGATTATTGTTTATTCCTGATTTCCAGGTATCGTGATGAATTGCAGTTGGAAGCAAATAAGTATACTGCGCTTCAAAAAGCAATTGGCTACTCAGGCGGCGCAATTATGATGAGTGCATTGACAACGGTAATCGGGCTGTATTCGTTATCGCTGGCTCAATATGCCTCCTATGACCGTTTTGCTGTACCATTCAGTTTAGCCATATTTATTATGGGGATTGCGGTACTCACTTTTCTGCCGTCCATTTTATCGATGCTGGGAAGAGTCGCTTTTTTCCCGTTTATTCCACGTACGGAAAAAATGGCCCAGGAGTTGGAAGCTAAAAAAGGCAAGCCGGTTCGGCATCCAAAAACGAGAAGCCGCTATAGTAAAGCCGTTGGTAATGTGGTTACCGGAAAACCGTGGCTGATTATTATCATCTGTACCATTTTTCTGGGCGGACTCGCATTACTGGCACCTAAGATTCCGTATACTTATGGCGTGTTTGAGTCGTTTCCAGATGATATGCCATCCAAGGAAGGGTTCTCTCTGATATCAGAACATTATCCGCCCGGGAAGGTTGCACCTGTGCAGATAATTATTGATACGGAGGGTGAAGAAGTTTCCTTAAAAGATGAACTTGCTTCACTGGATATGACGGAAAATATCAGCAAGCCGCGAACCGGAGAAAAAAATGCAGACTATCAACTGTATGAAGTGACCTTGTCGATGGATCCTTATTCAACTGAAGCGGTTAAACAAATTCCTGAATTAAAGTCTGCTGTTGCAGGATATTTAAAAGAATCCGG is a window of Virgibacillus ihumii DNA encoding:
- a CDS encoding MMPL family transporter, producing MHFLQKWGKIVAGKKSRFATIIIWILIIGILTSIWPQVNQEETASTNLLPEDAMSVEATNIINEQFPSDNGIPLLMVWYQNGGLTEADYEAVKSVYQQLKQDPLPHQSLVPNFAAIPVRALQQQASSDGEVLTTPVFFTKGTETAALQQSIDTLKKQIKNITAENPFDENLSSDGLHLRLTGPVGIQTDATELFSQADITLLISTVVLVLVLLIVLYRSPILAVVPLISVGVAYGLISPLLGFMADQGWIEVDAQAISIMTVLLFGAGTDYCLFLISRYRDELQLEANKYTALQKAIGYSGGAIMMSALTTVIGLYSLSLAQYASYDRFAVPFSLAIFIMGIAVLTFLPSILSMLGRVAFFPFIPRTEKMAQELEAKKGKPVRHPKTRSRYSKAVGNVVTGKPWLIIIICTIFLGGLALLAPKIPYTYGVFESFPDDMPSKEGFSLISEHYPPGKVAPVQIIIDTEGEEVSLKDELASLDMTENISKPRTGEKNADYQLYEVTLSMDPYSTEAVKQIPELKSAVAGYLKESGVGNASQNVWLGGETATLYDTEQVTGKDQRIIIPVILIIIAALLLVYLRSIVAMTYLLLTVVLSYFSALGLGWLVIHYGFGEPAMQGLIPLYAFVFLVALGEDYNIFMVSSIWEKRKHMPLKKAIAEGVGQTSSVISSAGLILAGTFSVLAVLPLQVLVQFGTVTAIGVLLDTFIVRPLLVPAITTVLGRFAFWPGKLSRKHDDRFRESE